In Prunus dulcis chromosome 1, ALMONDv2, whole genome shotgun sequence, the following are encoded in one genomic region:
- the LOC117632434 gene encoding myosin-9, producing the protein MASAGDEDNDAVLSDVEGDDSVPVAIKTASPDEISAERFRELVAELDRERQAREAVENSKSDLQIQFNRLKALAHEAIKKRDEWGRQRDEALREKEEASKTNEKVSAELAESHRAKDEALQQRDEIAKQLDEVVKERDGLRSDIGNSTHMLMSGIDKISGKVSNFKNFGVGGLPRSQKYTTGLPAVAYGVIKRTNEIVEELVRQIDSTAKSRNETREQMDQRNYEIAIEISQLEATIGGLREEVAKKTSIVEKLEKSMAEKNGKVSEIEREMEEKLSKAESEVSELKQLVGEYDDKLTNLDSKMEAQRPLLFDQLDLVSKIHDRLYHVMRIVDANNLDQSEFSESLFLPQETDMEENIRATLAGMESIYELTRIVIEKTRDLTEEKNREIKSLDETVNRLVKEKEQIGSLLRSALSKRITSSPSSKTSELFQVAENGLREAGIDFKFSKHVGDGKVDTLETEEDEIYALAGALENIVKASQLEIIDLQHSLEELRAELSLLKQHVEAQAKELDHRMRRIEELEEKERVANESVEGLMMDIAAAEEEIARWKAAAEQEAAAGTGVEQEFLAQLSALKLELEEAKQAIVESEKKLKFKEETADAAMAARDAAEKSLKLADLRASRLRDRVEELTRQLEEFESREDSRRGLSGPRYVCWPWQWLGLDFVGVSRSDIQQESSSNEMELSEPLL; encoded by the exons ATGGCAAGTGCTGGCGACGAAGACAACGATGCGGTGCTTAGTGACGTGGAGGGCGACGATTCAGTGCCGGTCGCGATTAAGACTGCATCGCCAGACGAAATCTCCGCGGAGCGATTCCGCGAGCTCGTCGCCGAGCTAGATCGCGAGCGACAAGCTCGAGAGGCGGTGGAGAATTCGAAATCGGACCTTCAAATTCAGTTCAATCGATTGAAGGCTCTGGCTCACGAGGCCATAAAGAAGCGCGACGAGTGGGGGAGGCAGAGAGATGAGGCGTTGCGTGAAAAGGAGGAAGCTTCTAAAACCAACGAGAAGGTCTCGGCGGAATTGGCCGAGTCGCATAGGGCAAAGGACGAGGCTTTGCAGCAGAGGGATGAGATTGCGAAGCAATTGGACGAGGTGGTGAAGGAGAGGGACGGTTTGAGGTCAGATATTGGGAATTCGACTCATATGCTCATGTCTGGAATCGATAAGATATCGGGGAAGGTTAGTAATTTTAAgaattttggggttggggggTTGCCAAGGTCGCAGAAATACACGACAGGATTGCCTGCGGTTGCTTATGGAGTTATTAAGCGAACGAATGAGATTGTGGAAGAGCTTGTTAGACAGATTGATTCCACGGCCAAGTCTAGAAACGAAACGAGGGAGCAGATGGATCAGAGAAATTACGAGATTGCCATTGAGATTTCTCAGTTGGAGGCCACGATTGGTGGTTTGAGAGAAGAGGTCGCGAAAAAGACCTCCATTGTTGAGAAGTTAGAGAAGAGTATGGCAGAAAAGAATGGCAAAGTGTCGGAGATTGAACGGGAGATGGAGGAGAAGTTGAGTAAGGCTGAGAGTGAGGTTTCAGAGTTGAAGCAGTTAGTTGGAGAGTATGATGATAAGTTGACGAATTTAGACTCGAAAATGGAAGCACAGAGGCCTTTACTCTTTGATCAGTTGGATTTGGTTTCGAAAATTCATGACCGGCTATATCATGTTATGAGAATCGTTGATGCCAATAATTTGGATCAGTCGGAGTTTTCAGAGTCCCTGTTTCTCCCTCAAGAAACGGACATGGAGGAGAACATACGTGCAACTTTGGCTGGAATGGAATCCATTTATGAGTTGACCAGGATTGTTATTGAAAAGACAAGGGATTTAACTGAGGAAAAGAACCGCGAAATTAAGAGTTTGGATGAAACAGTGAATCGGTTAgttaaagagaaagaacaaattggATCATTACTTAGGAGCGCATTGTCAAAGAGGATCACATCAAGTCCATCTTCTAAAACGAGTGAATTGTTTCAAGTTGCAGAAAATGGTTTAAGGGAGGCCGGGATAGATTTCAAGTTTAGTAAGCATGTTGGGGATGGGAAAGTGGATACACTTGAGACAGAGGAGGATGAAATATATGCGTTA GCTGGTGCTTTGGAGAACATTGTTAAGGCATCTCAGCTTGAGATCATTGACCTGCAGCATTCTTTGGAGGAATTAAG GGCAGAGTTGAGTTTACTCAAACAGCATGTTGAGGCTCAAGCTAAGGAGCTCGACCATAGAATGCGTAGAATTGAGGAACttgaagaaaaggagagagtAGCGAATGAAAGT GTTGAAGGGCTGATGATGGACATTGCTGCtgctgaagaagaaattgcaagATGGAAAGCAGCAGCCGAGCAAGAAGCTGCTGCAGGCACAGGTGTAGAACAAGAATTTCTGGCACAG TTGTCGGCGCTTAAGCTTGAACTTGAGGAGGCAAAGCAGGCGATTGTGGAATCAGAGAAGAAACTCAAGTTCAAAGAAGAGACAGCTGATGCTGCCATGGCAGCCAGAGATGCTGCTGAGAAGTCATTGAAATTGGCAGACTTGAGGGCATCCAGGCTCCGGGATAGAGTAGAGGAGCTTACCCGTCAGCTAGAAGAATTTGAAAGTCGGGAAGACTCAAGGAGGGGCCTGAGTGGACCTAGATATGTATGCTGGCCATGGCAGTGGCTTGGGCTGGACTTTGTGGGGGTCAGTCGCTCTGATATACAACAAGAGAGTAGTTCAAATGAAATGGAGCTCTCTGAACCTCTTCTTTGA